Proteins from a genomic interval of Streptomyces sp. NBC_01445:
- a CDS encoding pilus assembly protein TadG-related protein: MTKPLPRLRAHVRRAVSTLRERRDTGGVELFMPIMAIAIFVMLGLVVDGTGVLNGNSRATYAAQEAARAAGQQIDPGQAITGEAIVVDPDAAAGAAQDYLDAEGLDGDVVVSGDGKTITVTVNDSYDPLFASLLGIDTLPVSGEAKATLLHQPGG, from the coding sequence GTGACCAAGCCCCTCCCCCGACTGCGTGCCCATGTCCGTCGTGCCGTCAGTACGCTGCGCGAGCGCCGCGATACCGGCGGCGTGGAACTGTTCATGCCGATCATGGCGATCGCCATCTTCGTGATGCTCGGCCTGGTCGTGGACGGCACCGGCGTCCTCAACGGCAACTCCCGCGCCACCTACGCCGCTCAGGAGGCCGCCCGCGCGGCCGGCCAGCAGATCGATCCCGGTCAGGCCATCACCGGCGAGGCGATCGTCGTCGATCCCGACGCCGCCGCCGGCGCGGCCCAGGACTACCTCGACGCCGAGGGCCTGGACGGTGACGTAGTGGTCTCCGGCGATGGCAAGACCATCACGGTGACCGTCAACGACTCCTACGACCCGCTGTTCGCCTCGCTGTTGGGCATCGACACCCTGCCAGTGTCCGGCGAAGCCAAGGCCACCCTGCTCCACCAGCCCGGAGGCTGA
- a CDS encoding TadE/TadG family type IV pilus assembly protein: protein MTRAAGKRHPVPESRWSRLRERLNDHGDSVVEFAVIFPVVLILVFTVIEGALYFHARSVAARAAQVGVDAGRSYDASPDDGAAAARDFLARTGNSVEGSKVAVDSGGNQIAVTVTGTVSSLVPGLEFTVRQRAQAPVEEFR, encoded by the coding sequence GTGACCAGAGCCGCCGGCAAGCGACACCCGGTCCCGGAGTCGAGATGGTCCCGGCTTCGGGAGCGTCTCAACGACCACGGCGACAGCGTCGTCGAGTTCGCGGTGATCTTCCCCGTCGTGCTGATCCTCGTGTTCACCGTCATCGAGGGCGCCCTGTACTTCCATGCCCGCTCGGTGGCAGCGCGCGCAGCTCAGGTCGGCGTGGACGCAGGCCGCTCCTACGACGCGAGCCCGGACGACGGGGCCGCCGCCGCCCGCGACTTCCTGGCCCGCACCGGCAACTCGGTCGAGGGCTCCAAGGTGGCGGTCGACTCCGGCGGCAACCAGATCGCGGTGACCGTCACCGGCACCGTCTCCTCCCTGGTGCCCGGCCTGGAGTTCACCGTGCGCCAGCGTGCCCAAGCCCCCGTGGAGGAATTCCGGTGA
- a CDS encoding ABC transporter ATP-binding protein, with protein MRDSKLDPGTPDSRSAARYLWWLITSQRRRIAAGALLGSTWMVCLALPPYLLSRAIDDGLERGQWSVLVGWVAALLGVGVLNAWLAIMRHRTMTKVRMDAAFRSVQVVVRQATRLGGALPRRVTAGEVVTIGFGDVAVIASTLTITGPGVGAVLAYVVVAALLLTASPLLAVVVLLGVPLLAVLVGPLLGRLQGVEATYREQQGGLAARFTDIVGGLRVLNGIGGKEVYAERYRRGSRTLQAKGYRVGAVTSWIQALSVGLPTLFLGAVTWLAARMAAQGTISVGELVAVYGYAAVLVVPVSFFIEGGYDLSRGLVAARRVVRFLAMEPDSLGGDAASDGPGLPAALRDPASGVEATPGRLTALVSARPAESATVVDRLGRFVESAVTWGEIRLAEIDLTQVRRRILVADNEADLFAGPLREVICGPWDRDEETIGRGLSAAMAQDIVRALPDGLDSPVDAQGRNLSGGQRQRIRLARALLVDPEVLLAVEPTSAVDAHTEAAIATRLYAARSGRTTVVTSTSPLLLVQADTVHYLVDGSVADSGSHHELLARQPSYRRLVSRGASEADGVHDEDRDRADEGTAPTCREAVQ; from the coding sequence ATGAGAGATTCGAAATTGGATCCGGGGACCCCGGACAGTCGCAGTGCCGCGCGGTACCTGTGGTGGCTGATCACCAGTCAGCGCCGCCGGATCGCCGCCGGTGCGCTGCTGGGCAGCACTTGGATGGTCTGTCTGGCTCTGCCGCCGTACCTGCTGTCACGTGCCATCGACGACGGGCTGGAGCGGGGGCAGTGGTCCGTGCTCGTCGGCTGGGTCGCGGCGTTGTTGGGTGTGGGGGTGCTGAACGCGTGGCTGGCCATCATGCGACACCGCACCATGACCAAGGTGCGGATGGATGCGGCCTTCCGTTCTGTGCAGGTGGTGGTCAGGCAGGCGACCAGGCTGGGCGGGGCGCTGCCGCGCCGGGTCACGGCCGGGGAAGTCGTCACGATCGGGTTCGGCGACGTCGCGGTGATCGCGAGCACGCTGACCATTACCGGCCCCGGTGTCGGCGCGGTCCTCGCCTATGTCGTCGTGGCCGCACTGCTGTTGACCGCTTCGCCGTTGCTCGCCGTGGTGGTGCTTCTCGGTGTGCCGCTGCTCGCGGTGCTGGTCGGCCCGCTGCTGGGGCGGCTGCAGGGCGTCGAGGCGACGTACCGGGAACAGCAGGGCGGGCTCGCCGCCCGTTTCACGGACATCGTCGGAGGACTGCGCGTCCTCAACGGCATCGGCGGCAAGGAGGTGTACGCCGAGCGCTACCGGCGCGGTTCGCGGACGCTGCAGGCGAAGGGGTACCGCGTCGGCGCGGTGACCAGCTGGATCCAGGCCCTGAGCGTCGGCCTGCCCACCCTGTTCCTCGGGGCCGTGACCTGGCTGGCGGCCCGGATGGCGGCGCAAGGGACCATCAGCGTCGGCGAGTTGGTCGCGGTCTACGGGTACGCAGCGGTGCTGGTGGTGCCGGTCTCGTTCTTCATCGAGGGCGGCTACGACCTCAGCCGCGGACTCGTCGCCGCCCGCAGAGTCGTACGTTTTCTGGCCATGGAGCCCGATTCCCTCGGCGGGGACGCGGCTTCGGACGGGCCCGGGCTTCCGGCCGCGCTGCGTGATCCTGCATCCGGCGTCGAGGCGACGCCCGGCAGGCTGACCGCATTGGTCAGCGCCCGGCCCGCGGAGTCGGCGACGGTGGTCGACCGTCTCGGCCGTTTCGTCGAATCGGCCGTGACCTGGGGCGAGATACGCCTCGCAGAGATTGACCTGACACAGGTCCGCCGACGCATCCTCGTCGCGGACAACGAGGCCGATCTGTTCGCCGGCCCGCTGCGCGAGGTGATCTGCGGTCCGTGGGACCGGGACGAGGAGACCATCGGCCGGGGCCTCTCCGCGGCCATGGCGCAGGACATCGTCCGCGCCCTGCCGGACGGCCTCGACTCGCCCGTCGACGCGCAGGGCCGCAACCTCTCCGGCGGTCAGCGGCAGCGCATCCGCCTGGCCCGGGCCCTGCTGGTCGATCCCGAGGTACTCCTGGCGGTCGAGCCCACCTCAGCAGTCGACGCGCACACCGAGGCGGCCATCGCGACCCGGCTGTACGCCGCACGGTCCGGCCGCACCACGGTGGTCACCAGCACATCACCGCTCCTCCTGGTTCAGGCAGACACCGTGCACTACCTGGTCGACGGCTCCGTCGCGGACTCGGGCAGCCATCATGAACTCCTGGCCCGGCAGCCCAGCTACCGGCGCCTGGTCTCCCGCGGCGCGTCCGAAGCAGACGGCGTCCACGACGAAGACCGCGACCGCGCGGACGAAGGAACCGCTCCGACGTGCCGGGAGGCCGTGCAATGA
- a CDS encoding ABC transporter ATP-binding protein — protein sequence MTASSPPTAPTARALPVAEPSRIRRAALRLVRQDGRAFAAMIGLNALAAGAGLVGPWLLGRIIDEVRAGAPVASVDRLALIIFVFALAQLVLARYAGYIGHRFGERTLARIREQFADRALALPAAMVERAGTGDLMTRGTADVAAVGATLRDAGPQVLIAGVQALFILGAVFALDPLLGACGVLGLLGIWFAARWYLRRALTAYLAEGAANTALAEQLAATAAGARTVEAFGLQQHRMTACQEQIEKCRTTRNRTLFLRSVLFPAVDISYVIPVAVVLLIGGVLYAHGTMSLGAVVASALYLRQLSQPLDTILQQIEQLQSSSASFARVEGPGLATQVPPAAPLTPTNDRIEVADVRYAYDDGSDVLHGVDLTVQPGERLVIVGPSGAGKTTLGRLLAGMDRPHTGSVTVGQIPVADLDPDQLRQHVVLVTQEHHVFLGTVRDNLQIASARATDAQLRTALAAVGAEWANELPDGLDTDLSHGGHRPDGAQAQQLALARVVLADPHTLILDEATALLDPRTARHTERALAAVLKGRTVIAIAHRLQTAHDADRVAVMEDGRLTELGTHDDLVTADGAYAALWRSWHGERPPSS from the coding sequence ATGACTGCCAGTTCCCCACCCACGGCACCCACGGCCCGGGCCCTGCCCGTCGCCGAACCGTCCCGGATACGCCGGGCGGCACTCCGGCTGGTCCGTCAGGACGGCCGTGCTTTCGCCGCCATGATCGGCCTCAACGCGCTGGCCGCCGGTGCCGGACTCGTCGGCCCCTGGCTGCTCGGCCGCATCATCGACGAAGTCAGGGCCGGGGCCCCGGTGGCCTCGGTGGACCGTCTCGCGCTCATCATCTTCGTGTTCGCGCTGGCGCAGCTCGTCCTGGCCCGTTATGCCGGCTACATCGGACACCGCTTCGGCGAGCGGACCCTGGCGCGTATCCGCGAACAGTTCGCCGACCGGGCGCTCGCGCTGCCCGCCGCGATGGTCGAACGCGCAGGAACGGGCGACCTGATGACCCGTGGCACGGCCGATGTCGCCGCGGTCGGCGCCACCCTCCGGGACGCCGGTCCCCAGGTCCTCATCGCCGGAGTCCAGGCGTTGTTCATCCTCGGAGCGGTCTTCGCACTCGACCCGCTGCTCGGCGCGTGCGGAGTGCTGGGCCTGCTCGGCATCTGGTTCGCCGCCCGCTGGTACCTGCGCCGGGCGCTCACCGCGTACCTTGCCGAGGGAGCCGCCAACACCGCTCTCGCGGAGCAGCTCGCGGCCACCGCCGCCGGCGCCCGCACCGTCGAAGCCTTCGGACTGCAGCAGCACCGCATGACGGCATGCCAGGAGCAAATCGAAAAGTGCCGGACCACCCGGAACCGCACGCTGTTCCTGCGCAGTGTGCTCTTCCCGGCCGTGGACATCTCGTACGTCATTCCCGTGGCCGTTGTCCTGCTGATCGGCGGCGTGCTGTACGCCCACGGCACGATGAGCCTCGGCGCGGTGGTCGCCTCGGCCCTGTACCTGCGGCAGCTCTCCCAGCCCCTGGACACCATCCTCCAGCAGATCGAGCAACTGCAAAGCAGCAGCGCCTCCTTCGCCAGGGTCGAGGGCCCCGGCCTGGCCACGCAAGTACCACCGGCCGCTCCCCTCACACCGACCAACGACCGGATCGAAGTGGCCGATGTGCGCTACGCCTACGACGACGGGAGCGACGTCCTGCACGGCGTCGACCTCACGGTCCAGCCCGGCGAGCGACTAGTGATCGTCGGCCCGTCCGGCGCGGGCAAGACCACCCTGGGCAGGCTGCTGGCAGGCATGGACAGACCCCACACCGGCTCAGTGACGGTAGGGCAGATACCGGTCGCCGACCTGGACCCCGACCAACTGCGCCAACACGTCGTCCTCGTCACCCAGGAACACCACGTGTTCCTAGGAACGGTCCGGGACAACCTGCAGATCGCCTCCGCTCGCGCCACCGACGCCCAACTGCGCACGGCACTCGCTGCCGTCGGCGCCGAATGGGCCAACGAACTACCGGACGGGCTGGACACCGATCTGAGCCACGGGGGACACCGGCCGGACGGCGCCCAGGCACAGCAACTCGCCTTGGCACGCGTGGTGCTGGCCGACCCACACACGCTGATCCTCGACGAGGCAACTGCACTCCTGGACCCAAGAACCGCCCGGCACACGGAACGGGCGCTGGCCGCCGTCCTCAAAGGCCGGACCGTCATCGCCATCGCACACCGCCTACAGACGGCCCATGACGCCGACAGAGTGGCCGTGATGGAAGACGGTCGACTCACCGAACTCGGCACCCACGACGATCTCGTAACAGCCGACGGCGCCTACGCCGCGCTCTGGCGCTCATGGCACGGCGAGCGGCCTCCCTCCTCCTGA
- a CDS encoding TadE/TadG family type IV pilus assembly protein, with translation MKHAWVHASRALPLGRCRRTEHLVARTVLGWRAAFSGAAADRGSAALGAAIFTPVFIALLALVIAAGRIQIAQGAADAAARDAARTASLADSPDTAQGEARQAAAESLRRSGLTCSDIAVAVESDGIDAPVGQAATVTATVSCTVPLDDVALPALPGTKTLKSTMTSVVDQWRAR, from the coding sequence GTGAAACACGCGTGGGTTCACGCCTCCCGCGCCCTGCCGCTCGGCCGCTGCCGGCGGACAGAACATCTTGTGGCCCGCACGGTCCTGGGCTGGCGTGCTGCCTTCTCGGGTGCGGCCGCGGACCGGGGCAGTGCCGCGCTGGGTGCGGCAATCTTCACTCCGGTGTTCATCGCCCTGCTCGCCCTGGTGATCGCTGCGGGCCGGATCCAGATCGCGCAGGGTGCCGCGGACGCAGCCGCGCGGGATGCTGCACGCACCGCCTCGCTGGCCGACAGCCCCGACACCGCGCAGGGCGAGGCCCGCCAAGCCGCCGCCGAGTCGCTGCGCCGCTCCGGGCTGACCTGCTCCGACATCGCGGTCGCCGTGGAGTCCGACGGGATCGACGCGCCCGTCGGGCAGGCCGCCACGGTCACCGCCACCGTGTCGTGCACCGTGCCGCTAGATGACGTGGCGCTGCCCGCACTGCCCGGCACCAAGACGCTGAAGAGCACCATGACCAGCGTTGTTGATCAGTGGAGGGCCCGGTGA
- a CDS encoding type II secretion system F family protein, with protein MNQSQRALVAALGVVVFVACLARAVTALRRRTEPERGPVKRRGGPGLLDELPPVWQANYRFLFSAAVVAGVLVWAIAGRPVHGLVAFAGVAGLPFLLFPGGSARTELEQLEAFSDWLQQLSSVIAAGKPLEVAIPGSLSTVPDLLRVPVTRLAQRLADGVPPAQAYRYFADDLASNTGDEIAMVFQMHTQARGRGLANVIKEMAFNKSDKAKALRKLDSDRARTRRKARNVTVLTLAVIALGLTSVSYTDWYRTAPGQLGLMVVGLMVTGSLVWMRKTARNKPEPRLLRTAAERVGVEQS; from the coding sequence ATGAACCAGTCGCAGCGGGCCTTGGTGGCCGCGCTCGGTGTCGTCGTGTTCGTGGCCTGCCTCGCCCGGGCCGTGACGGCCCTGCGCCGCCGCACCGAGCCGGAGCGCGGCCCGGTCAAACGACGTGGCGGACCGGGGCTGCTGGACGAGCTCCCGCCGGTGTGGCAGGCCAACTACCGCTTCCTGTTCAGTGCCGCGGTCGTCGCCGGGGTACTGGTATGGGCGATCGCCGGACGTCCTGTGCACGGTCTGGTCGCGTTCGCCGGTGTGGCTGGTCTGCCGTTCCTGCTGTTCCCTGGCGGTTCGGCGCGTACCGAGCTGGAGCAGCTGGAGGCGTTCTCCGACTGGCTGCAGCAGCTGTCCAGCGTGATCGCTGCCGGAAAGCCGCTGGAGGTGGCGATCCCCGGTTCCCTGTCCACGGTGCCGGATCTGCTGCGTGTGCCGGTGACCCGGCTCGCGCAGCGGCTCGCGGACGGGGTGCCGCCCGCGCAGGCCTACCGGTACTTCGCCGACGATCTGGCCTCCAATACCGGCGACGAGATCGCCATGGTGTTCCAGATGCACACCCAGGCCCGCGGCCGCGGGCTGGCGAACGTGATCAAGGAGATGGCGTTCAACAAGTCCGACAAGGCCAAGGCCCTGCGCAAGCTCGACTCTGACCGGGCGCGGACCCGGCGTAAGGCCCGCAACGTCACCGTGCTGACCCTCGCGGTCATCGCGCTCGGGCTGACCAGCGTCTCCTACACCGATTGGTACCGCACCGCGCCGGGCCAACTCGGCCTGATGGTGGTGGGGTTGATGGTCACCGGGTCGCTGGTGTGGATGCGCAAGACCGCCCGGAACAAACCCGAACCGCGGCTGCTGCGCACGGCGGCCGAGCGTGTGGGGGTGGAGCAGTCGTGA
- a CDS encoding LysM peptidoglycan-binding domain-containing protein, with the protein MAHRIVRWPLALLRLIARLAALAVLAAGVPALLLKVGTLPQSVPSLSEAREALMAPDDGSLLFTTLTLAAWIAWLWLLVPLLVELVAALAHRATPRLPGMATSQRLAVFLLGGLLLASPAAAATAATPVVAATATLDHASPAPASVDHTERTATAATTAAATKEHHVAGEGVVAYDVAEQRLGDGLRWRDIARLNPELHITGPSSSLSAGTTLTLPADASPAAASASGASSGLQAQLASSSRTASEDASEQRSESHYMVRPGDTLWDISEEQQGDPTLYPEIVEANPDVIKNPNLIHPGDHLAIPDQARPSQQPGKQGSDGQEKGHQGEDGEAAASPSESPRASDGEAGTPEQEATPAPSASSSAQEQESNSSATKAPSEDPGVGVPSQAAPTAEPSGAGTEEPSAPGTSAPAGAAPSADDRHSSAQDASPDEESGLTVTTMALGASAFVAAGVLLMLRRRRTVQQRRRRAGRRISMAQGRAAATERALRCVDAIEEVDFLDAALRTLAHHCAEAGRPLPALAAVQLGTEGVLLHLADTDDADELPAPLPPFTAVDDSPQLWWCATDTGDLADAELLGRMDAPYPALVALGDDTREALLLVDLERFGAVHLTGATRLQVLRALGTSLAVSPLSSDLEIAVAGEDSAPGLSLIDSRVTPYTTLADAADVVRTHHGRQHTALSGSNSTDLGAARAADTVDELWPMVVLADLDSCPDPEAAEELAEVLQQEPRTATVIITSGHMPAEADAVWVLDTDDEVHPVPGTGLHCRLVAFSDEEYADVVESALTSNSETDLAPDEPPATSVPLAKDTEAPAAAAAPAAAESVPAARESDSLFARLADLDDDSPAHHLEGAPAPATVHHEDDAATEAQPSAEEAGPAIPRTDATSPSRIVLPATTATSRVNARLPEPVSPPAPVPQEPVPTSAADSPQRPAGEDAADGPLVRVLGPIDVTGARGHIESNRRTVATELVSWLALRTDGATRHELDEVIAPGGGRVENNTRNGRVREVRRWLGDEYYPKLNEQPDRKHRLVGVACDWHQFQDLTTQAARAGGDEGRAMLRRALELVQGRPFTGIPPRRYVWAEALTQDMISAVVDVADDLAARCLAARDPRGALWASGRGLDTAREREALWRHRFEALAQLGAHDELEAAIQQLNQYLLDADLPMERQTEETIRRLDAVRR; encoded by the coding sequence ATGGCCCACCGCATCGTCCGCTGGCCCCTCGCCCTGCTGCGCCTGATCGCACGCCTGGCCGCACTCGCCGTACTCGCCGCCGGCGTACCCGCGCTCCTCCTCAAGGTTGGCACCCTGCCGCAGAGCGTGCCGTCCCTGAGCGAGGCGCGTGAGGCGTTGATGGCTCCGGATGACGGGAGCCTGCTGTTCACCACGCTCACCCTCGCCGCGTGGATCGCGTGGCTGTGGCTGCTCGTTCCTCTCCTGGTCGAACTGGTCGCGGCCCTCGCGCACCGGGCCACACCCCGGCTTCCGGGCATGGCCACCAGCCAGCGCCTGGCCGTCTTTCTGCTGGGCGGGCTGCTGCTCGCTTCTCCCGCGGCCGCGGCAACCGCCGCCACCCCCGTCGTCGCAGCGACCGCCACCCTCGACCACGCCTCCCCCGCCCCGGCCTCCGTGGACCACACCGAGCGCACGGCGACCGCGGCGACAACGGCCGCTGCCACCAAGGAGCATCACGTCGCAGGCGAGGGTGTGGTGGCGTACGACGTGGCTGAGCAGCGTCTCGGCGACGGGTTGCGCTGGCGTGACATCGCCCGCCTCAACCCCGAGTTGCACATCACCGGGCCCAGCTCCTCGCTGTCGGCGGGCACCACGCTCACACTGCCCGCCGACGCCAGCCCCGCGGCCGCCTCCGCATCGGGCGCGAGTTCCGGCCTGCAAGCTCAGCTGGCGAGCTCCTCGCGCACGGCGAGCGAGGACGCCTCGGAGCAGCGTTCGGAAAGCCATTACATGGTGCGGCCCGGGGACACGCTGTGGGACATCTCCGAGGAGCAGCAGGGCGATCCCACGCTCTACCCGGAGATCGTCGAGGCGAACCCGGACGTCATCAAGAACCCGAACCTGATCCATCCTGGGGATCACCTGGCTATCCCCGACCAGGCGCGGCCCTCCCAGCAGCCCGGCAAGCAGGGCTCCGACGGCCAGGAGAAGGGCCACCAGGGCGAGGACGGCGAGGCGGCGGCATCGCCCTCCGAGTCCCCCCGGGCCAGCGACGGCGAGGCGGGCACCCCAGAACAGGAAGCAACTCCCGCCCCGTCCGCGAGCAGTTCCGCGCAGGAGCAGGAGTCCAACTCCTCGGCCACGAAGGCACCGAGTGAGGACCCGGGCGTCGGTGTGCCCTCCCAGGCCGCGCCGACCGCGGAGCCCTCCGGGGCCGGCACCGAGGAGCCCTCCGCACCCGGCACCTCGGCACCTGCTGGGGCTGCGCCGTCGGCTGACGATCGCCACAGCAGCGCCCAAGACGCCTCGCCGGACGAGGAGTCCGGCCTGACCGTCACGACGATGGCGTTGGGCGCGTCCGCGTTCGTCGCCGCCGGAGTGCTCTTGATGCTGCGGCGCAGGCGGACGGTGCAGCAGCGTCGCCGGCGGGCCGGGCGCCGGATCTCGATGGCGCAGGGACGTGCCGCCGCGACCGAGCGTGCCCTGCGCTGCGTCGATGCCATCGAGGAGGTCGACTTCCTGGATGCGGCCCTGCGCACGCTCGCCCACCACTGCGCCGAGGCGGGGCGTCCGCTGCCCGCTCTCGCCGCCGTCCAGCTGGGCACCGAGGGCGTGCTGCTCCACCTCGCCGACACCGATGATGCCGACGAACTCCCCGCTCCCCTGCCACCGTTCACCGCCGTCGACGACAGCCCGCAGCTTTGGTGGTGCGCCACCGACACCGGGGACCTCGCAGACGCCGAACTCCTCGGCCGGATGGACGCCCCTTATCCGGCACTGGTCGCGCTCGGCGACGACACCCGCGAGGCGCTGCTACTGGTCGACCTGGAACGCTTCGGGGCCGTGCACCTCACCGGCGCCACACGGCTTCAGGTGCTGCGCGCCCTGGGTACATCGCTCGCGGTGTCCCCGCTCAGCTCGGACCTGGAGATCGCTGTCGCGGGCGAGGACAGCGCCCCGGGCCTGTCCCTCATCGACTCGCGCGTGACCCCGTACACGACGCTCGCCGACGCGGCCGACGTCGTCCGCACCCACCACGGCCGCCAGCACACGGCACTGTCCGGCAGCAACAGTACGGACCTGGGAGCCGCGCGGGCCGCGGACACGGTGGACGAGCTGTGGCCGATGGTCGTCCTTGCCGACCTCGACAGCTGCCCCGACCCCGAGGCCGCCGAAGAGCTCGCCGAGGTCCTGCAGCAGGAACCGCGTACCGCGACCGTCATCATCACCAGCGGGCACATGCCCGCCGAGGCCGACGCGGTGTGGGTCCTGGACACCGACGACGAAGTCCATCCCGTGCCCGGTACCGGGCTGCACTGCCGCCTGGTCGCCTTCTCGGACGAGGAATACGCCGACGTCGTCGAGAGCGCGCTGACGTCGAACTCGGAGACCGACCTCGCCCCCGACGAACCGCCTGCGACCTCCGTCCCGCTGGCGAAGGACACCGAGGCGCCCGCCGCCGCTGCAGCTCCGGCTGCCGCCGAGTCGGTACCCGCCGCGCGGGAGTCGGACAGCCTGTTCGCCCGCCTGGCCGACCTCGACGACGACTCCCCAGCCCATCACCTCGAGGGCGCGCCCGCACCGGCCACAGTGCACCACGAGGACGACGCGGCCACGGAGGCCCAACCTTCTGCAGAAGAGGCTGGCCCCGCCATCCCGCGGACGGACGCCACCTCCCCCAGCCGGATCGTGCTGCCTGCCACAACCGCGACCTCTCGGGTCAACGCCCGGCTGCCCGAGCCCGTCAGCCCGCCGGCCCCGGTGCCCCAGGAGCCGGTGCCCACCAGTGCGGCCGACAGCCCACAGCGGCCGGCAGGCGAGGACGCGGCCGACGGGCCCCTGGTCCGAGTGCTCGGCCCCATCGACGTCACCGGCGCCCGCGGGCACATCGAATCCAACCGGCGCACCGTCGCCACGGAACTGGTCTCCTGGCTCGCCCTGCGCACCGACGGTGCCACCCGCCACGAGCTCGACGAGGTCATCGCGCCCGGCGGAGGGCGCGTGGAGAACAACACCAGGAACGGACGTGTCCGCGAGGTACGGCGCTGGCTCGGTGACGAGTACTACCCAAAGCTCAACGAACAGCCCGACCGCAAGCACCGCCTGGTCGGCGTCGCCTGCGACTGGCACCAGTTCCAGGACCTGACCACCCAGGCCGCTCGCGCCGGCGGCGATGAAGGGCGCGCCATGCTGCGGCGCGCGCTCGAGCTCGTACAGGGCCGGCCCTTCACCGGCATTCCGCCGCGCCGCTACGTCTGGGCCGAGGCCCTGACCCAGGACATGATCTCGGCAGTGGTCGACGTGGCCGACGACCTCGCCGCCCGCTGCCTGGCCGCCCGCGACCCTCGGGGCGCACTGTGGGCGTCGGGCCGCGGCCTGGACACCGCACGCGAGCGCGAGGCCCTGTGGCGCCACCGCTTCGAGGCCCTGGCCCAACTCGGCGCACACGACGAACTGGAAGCAGCGATCCAGCAGCTGAACCAGTACCTCCTCGATGCCGACCTGCCCATGGAACGCCAGACCGAGGAGACCATCCGCCGCCTGGACGCAGTCCGCCGCTAA